In the genome of Pseudomonas sp. B33.4, the window CAAATCTGTATATGGAACTAACTGCCCTCAAAGCTCCAAAGGAAGTAATGGTGAGTGCAAAGATAAATAAACAGCGCCTGCGCCAGGTCCAGCGGAGCTCTCAAAAAGCTGAAAAATCCGCTGGACAACTAAATAAATAATGAATCAAAAATTCGCCGGCGTATTCGCACTGATAATCTCTGCCTCATCCGCCCCAATATTGCGGAACTTATGCGGCAGCGTCGTCGGAAAATAGTACCCATCCCCCGCATTCAAAACACTTACCGACCCATCCACAGTCAACTCCACCGTGCCACGCGTCACCAGCCCGCACTCCTCACCTTCCGCATGCACAATCGGCTCTTCCCCGGAACTCGCACCCGGGGCGTATTGCTCGCGCAGCAAGCGCATCTGCCGGCTGGGTACGGAGGCGCCGATCAGCAGCAGGCGCAGGCCGTGGCGGCCGAGGTCGGGTTGTTCGTTGGCGCGGAAGACGTATTGGTGTTCGCGCGGGGGTTGGTCGAAGGTGAAGAAGTCGGCCAGGGACATCGGTATGCCTTCGAGCAGCTTTTTCAGGGAGCTGACGGAGGGGCTGACGCGATTCTGTTCGATCAGGGAGATGGTGGCATTGGTCACGCCGCTACGCCGGGCCAGCTCGCGCTGGGAGAGTTTGTAGCTTTCGCGTACTAGTTTGAGTCGAGAACCCGTATCCATGACTGCCTTATGTGAGAAGTACTTAGGCTCTGCGCGAAAACTGCCTGCGCGACGATCATGCTGCGTTAAAAACAGGCTCGGAATGCTCATGTAGGGCCCTACACTCCGCTTCCTCGCCTGTTTTTGCCTTGCCTGATCGCCGCTCGGCGGTTCTCGCACAGACCCACGGGTAATGGGGGTGGGTGGCGGGTGCCGCGCGAGGGGCGCGGATCACGTTGCTCCCGTGTCCCGGAACCGTGAAAGGCGGCTATTAAATCACGTTTGCCGGTGTTGCTCAGCAGGTTCGATGGACGGTGGGTGAAATGAACCTGCCGGTGGTAATTCTGGGCTGAATACAAAACCTGTGGGAGCTGGCTTGCCAGCGATTGGGTGGCACATTCAACATCCCTTTTGCTGAAAGACCGCCATCGCTGGCAAGCCAGCTCCCACAGGTTTTGTGGTGTGTCAGCGGGAGTGATGGTGTCTTTTCTAGCCTCATCGCGAGCAGGCTCACTCCTACAATTTGATCTTTGGTGTTTCAGTCGGATTGATGTTGTGTTTGCTGGCCTCATCGCTGGCAAGCCAGCTCCCACATTTGGATATCAGGGAGTGTTGCGATAAGAAAAACCGGCGGGGTCTTGGGCCGCCGCCGGGGAGGTAACTTAGAGGCCGAAGCGGTCGCGCAAGGAGTAGTAGACGGCGCCGAGGGCGGTCAGTGGCGCCGAGAAGGTGCGGCCGCCGATCATTGGCATGTGCGGCAGCGATGCGAAGGCGTCGAAGCGTTCGGCGTCGCCGCGGATCATTTCCGAGATCAGTTTGCCGGCCAGATGCGAGCAGGTGACGCCGTGGCCGCTGTAGCCTTGCATGTAATAGGCGTTCTTTTCGATGCGGCCGAACTGCGGCATGCGTGACATGGTCAGCAGGAAGTTGCCGGTCCAGCGGTAGTCGATCTTGACGTCTTTGAGCTGCGGGAAGGTCTTGAGGATCTTCGGGCGGATCAGTTGTTCAATGTCGTCCGGTTCACGCGCGCCGTAGACCACGCCGCCGCCGTACAGCAGACGGTTGTCGGCAGTCAGGCGGTAGTAATCCAGCAAGTAATTGCAGTCTTCGACGCAGTAGTTGTTGGTGATCAGGCTGCGCGCCTGTTTCTCGGTCAACGGCTCGGTGACGACGATCTGCGAGCCGCACGGCATGCTTTTCGCGGTCACGCGGTTGTCGAGACCTTGCGGCAGGTAGGCGTTGCCGGCGATCAGCAAGTACTTGGCGCGGACCTGGCCTTTGGCAGTGCGCACGACGTTGGGCTCGCCGTATTTGATTTCCACGGCCGCCGATTGCTCGTAGATCTTGCCACCCAAACGTGTGATCGCAGCCGCCTCACCGAGCGCCAGGTTCAGCGGGTGAACGTGGCCGCCCTGCATGTCGAGCAGACCGCCGACGTATGCATCGGAGCCGACTTCACGACGAATCTCAGCCGCGTCGAGCATCTTCAGATTGCGGTTGCCGTAACGTTCCCAGCCACGCTTCTGCTCAGCCAGACCGTTGAGTTGTTTCTTGTTCATCGCTGCGAAGATACCGCCCGGGCGGTAGTCGCATTGGATGTCGTATTCCTTGATGCGCGAACGGATGATGTCGGCGCCTTCGAAGATCATGCTGCCGAGAATTTCTGCAGTCTTGTCGCCGTAACGCTCTTCGATCACGTCGACGTCGCGGCTGTAGGAGTTGACCAGTTGACCGCCATTGCGACCGCTGGCGCCGTAGCCGACTTTTGCTGCTTCCAGCACCGTCACTTTATAGCCGGCTTCGGTGAGGAACAGCGCCGAGGACAGGCCGGTGTAACCGGCGCCGATGATGCAGACATCGCACTCGACCGACTCTTCCAGAACCGGAAAGTCGATGACTTCGTTGCGGGTGGCGGCGTAGTAGCTGTTTACGTGTTGTTGTTTCATACGTTTCTCCGAGGGTCGCCAATAAACGGCGACCACCGCTGTAATAGAGTCAGAGCTTGATCCAGGTCGCTTTCAGCTCGGTGTACTTGTCGAACGCGTGCAGCGATTTATCGCGGCCGTTGCCCGACTGTTTGAAGCCACCGAACGGAGCGGTCATGTCGCCGCCGTCGTACTGGTTGACCCAGACGCTGCCGGCACGCAGGCCACGGGCGAAGGTGTGCGCCTTGCTGAGGTTGCTGGTCCACACGCCGGCGGCGAGGCCGAAGATGCTGTCGTTGGCGATCTGCAGCGCTTCTTCGGCGGTGTCGAAGGTGATCAGCGACAGCACCGGGCCGAAGATTTCTTCCTGGGCGATGGTCATCGCGTTGGTCACGCCGTCGAACAGCGCCGGTTGCACATAGAGGCCGCCGGTTTCTTCGAGGGTGCGTTGGCCGCCCGCGATCAGCTCGGCGCCCTGCTCGCGACCGATGCTGATGTAGCGCAGCACGTTGTCGAGTTGACGCTGATCGACCACGGCACCGACGGTGGTGGCTGGATCGAGTGCGTGACCCGGTTTCCACGCTTGCAGTGCTTCCACCAGCAGCGGGATGAATTGCTCGCGGATCGAACGCTCGACCAGCAAGCGCGAACCCGCCGTGCACACTTCGCCCTGGTTGAAGGCAATGGCGCCGGCCGCCGCTTGTGCTGCCGCGCGCAAGTCCGGTGCGTCGGCAAACACCACGTTCGGGCTCTTGCCCCCTGCTTCGAGCCAGACGCGTTTCATGTTGCTAAGGCCTGCATAAATCATCAGTTGCTTGGCAATCGCCGTGGAGCCAGTGAAGGCCAGCACGTCGACGTCCATGTGCAACGCCAGCGCCTTGCCGACGGTGTGGCCGAAGCCCGGCAGGACGTTGAACACGCCTTTCGGAATGCCGGCATCCAGCGCGAGCTGGGCGATGCGGATTGCGGTCAGTGGCGACTTTTCCGAAGGCTTGAGGATGAACGAGTTGCCTGCTGCCAGCGCTGGAGCGAACTTCCAGCTGGCCATGATCAACGGGAAGTTCCACGGCACGATGGCCGCGACCACGCCGGATGGCTCGCGGGTGACGAGGCCAAGTTGGTCGTGCGGGGTGGCGGCGACTTCGTCGTAGATCTTGTCGATGGCTTCGGCGCTCCAGCGGATCGCGTTGGCGGTCGCCGGGATGTCGATACTCATCGAATCGCTGATCGGTTTACCCATGTCGAGGGTTTCCAGCAGCGCCAGTTCTTCCTGGTTCTGCAGGATCAGATCAGCGAAGCGAATCAGGATGCGCTTGCGCTCGGCCGGGGCTTTTTTCGCCCACACGCCGGATTCAAAAGACTGGCGCGCGACTTCAACGGCGAGGTTGGCGTCGGCTTCATCGGTGCTGGCCACGGAGGCGAGGAAACGGCCGTCGACGGGGCTCAGGCATTCGAAGGTGTCGCCACTGATGGCCGGGCGGTATTCACCGTTGATGAACGCGCGGGCTTCGATGGTCAGGGAC includes:
- a CDS encoding FAD-binding oxidoreductase, translating into MKQQHVNSYYAATRNEVIDFPVLEESVECDVCIIGAGYTGLSSALFLTEAGYKVTVLEAAKVGYGASGRNGGQLVNSYSRDVDVIEERYGDKTAEILGSMIFEGADIIRSRIKEYDIQCDYRPGGIFAAMNKKQLNGLAEQKRGWERYGNRNLKMLDAAEIRREVGSDAYVGGLLDMQGGHVHPLNLALGEAAAITRLGGKIYEQSAAVEIKYGEPNVVRTAKGQVRAKYLLIAGNAYLPQGLDNRVTAKSMPCGSQIVVTEPLTEKQARSLITNNYCVEDCNYLLDYYRLTADNRLLYGGGVVYGAREPDDIEQLIRPKILKTFPQLKDVKIDYRWTGNFLLTMSRMPQFGRIEKNAYYMQGYSGHGVTCSHLAGKLISEMIRGDAERFDAFASLPHMPMIGGRTFSAPLTALGAVYYSLRDRFGL
- a CDS encoding aldehyde dehydrogenase → MTTTRNDWEQRFQSLTIEARAFINGEYRPAISGDTFECLSPVDGRFLASVASTDEADANLAVEVARQSFESGVWAKKAPAERKRILIRFADLILQNQEELALLETLDMGKPISDSMSIDIPATANAIRWSAEAIDKIYDEVAATPHDQLGLVTREPSGVVAAIVPWNFPLIMASWKFAPALAAGNSFILKPSEKSPLTAIRIAQLALDAGIPKGVFNVLPGFGHTVGKALALHMDVDVLAFTGSTAIAKQLMIYAGLSNMKRVWLEAGGKSPNVVFADAPDLRAAAQAAAGAIAFNQGEVCTAGSRLLVERSIREQFIPLLVEALQAWKPGHALDPATTVGAVVDQRQLDNVLRYISIGREQGAELIAGGQRTLEETGGLYVQPALFDGVTNAMTIAQEEIFGPVLSLITFDTAEEALQIANDSIFGLAAGVWTSNLSKAHTFARGLRAGSVWVNQYDGGDMTAPFGGFKQSGNGRDKSLHAFDKYTELKATWIKL
- a CDS encoding cupin domain-containing protein, with protein sequence MDTGSRLKLVRESYKLSQRELARRSGVTNATISLIEQNRVSPSVSSLKKLLEGIPMSLADFFTFDQPPREHQYVFRANEQPDLGRHGLRLLLIGASVPSRQMRLLREQYAPGASSGEEPIVHAEGEECGLVTRGTVELTVDGSVSVLNAGDGYYFPTTLPHKFRNIGADEAEIISANTPANF